Proteins co-encoded in one Parascardovia denticolens DSM 10105 = JCM 12538 genomic window:
- a CDS encoding DUF3017 domain-containing protein, translating to MTDRKHRPYVSESQEGKPWFEWIVAGMVLLSVLALAFHQPGWGTGILAVTAIVTALIRLILRERSPWKVRSVPFDSFIGLALGLGLIVTYLSILAIS from the coding sequence ATGACAGATAGGAAGCATCGTCCTTACGTATCCGAAAGCCAGGAAGGCAAACCTTGGTTCGAATGGATAGTCGCGGGGATGGTGCTTCTTTCCGTTCTCGCCCTCGCCTTCCACCAACCCGGCTGGGGCACCGGCATCCTTGCGGTCACCGCCATCGTCACCGCCCTGATCCGCCTGATCCTTCGGGAACGCAGCCCCTGGAAGGTCCGCTCCGTCCCCTTCGATTCCTTCATCGGTCTGGCTTTGGGCCTGGGGTTGATCGTCACCTACTTGTCCATCCTGGCCATCTCCTGA
- a CDS encoding UTP--glucose-1-phosphate uridylyltransferase, with protein MDNNAFEASAQKMRDNDMSDFAIEQFKRLYDIWQEDESEWIRESDVEPVDHIRHIGEIHDTINAKTASKALAKTAMLKLNGGLGTSMGLQGAKSLLPVRRHKARQMNFLDIILGQVTTVRQQQGVKLPLTFMDSYRTSKDSLARIRRNRNFHQDEIPVEILQSREPKIVNASGMPVSFVKNPDLEWCPPGHGSVFSSLWESGLLDVLQNEGMEYLFISNSDNLGARPSSTVSGAFAQSGASFMIEVAKKTDADRKGGQLVRDKKSGRLMLREMTQVHPDDKDVATDVNVHPYFNTNNLWVRISALKKLLKKHKGVLPLPVIRNSKTVDPTDSSTQHVIQLETAMAAAISLFDDAVCVEVSRSRFLPVKTTNDLVILRSDRFHLTDAFEMEDGNYIFPDINLDPRFYKNIDDFDERFPYSVPSLAAANSFTVEGDWTFGRDVRCFADAHLSDMGRPSYVPNGSFVGPQGIESDSWQ; from the coding sequence ATGGACAACAACGCCTTTGAAGCCTCGGCGCAGAAAATGCGCGACAACGATATGAGCGATTTCGCCATCGAACAGTTCAAGAGGCTCTATGACATCTGGCAGGAAGACGAATCAGAGTGGATTCGCGAATCGGATGTCGAACCGGTCGATCATATCCGTCATATCGGTGAGATTCACGACACCATCAACGCGAAGACGGCCAGCAAGGCCTTAGCCAAGACGGCCATGCTCAAATTGAATGGGGGATTGGGGACCTCCATGGGCCTGCAAGGGGCCAAATCCCTTCTGCCCGTCCGTCGGCACAAAGCCCGGCAGATGAATTTCCTGGACATCATCCTAGGACAGGTAACCACCGTCCGCCAGCAGCAGGGGGTGAAGCTCCCCCTGACCTTCATGGACTCCTATCGGACTTCCAAGGACTCCCTGGCCCGTATCCGGCGGAACCGCAATTTCCATCAGGACGAGATCCCCGTGGAGATCCTTCAAAGCCGCGAGCCCAAGATCGTCAACGCCTCCGGTATGCCGGTCTCTTTCGTGAAGAACCCCGACCTGGAATGGTGCCCCCCCGGGCATGGCAGCGTTTTCAGCTCCTTATGGGAATCCGGCCTTTTGGACGTCCTGCAGAACGAGGGGATGGAGTATCTTTTCATCTCCAATTCCGACAACCTGGGGGCCCGGCCGTCCAGCACCGTCTCCGGGGCCTTCGCCCAATCCGGGGCCTCCTTCATGATCGAGGTGGCAAAGAAGACCGACGCCGACCGCAAAGGCGGTCAGCTGGTCCGCGATAAGAAGAGCGGCCGCCTCATGCTGCGGGAGATGACCCAGGTACACCCGGACGATAAGGATGTGGCCACCGATGTCAACGTGCATCCTTATTTCAACACCAACAACCTCTGGGTCCGCATCAGCGCCCTGAAGAAGCTCCTGAAGAAGCACAAGGGAGTCCTTCCTTTGCCGGTCATCCGCAATTCGAAGACGGTCGACCCGACCGATTCGTCCACCCAGCATGTGATCCAGCTGGAGACGGCCATGGCAGCGGCCATCTCTTTGTTCGATGACGCCGTCTGCGTGGAAGTGAGCCGGTCCCGTTTCCTCCCCGTCAAGACGACCAACGACCTGGTCATCCTCCGCTCCGACCGCTTCCATCTGACCGACGCCTTCGAGATGGAGGACGGCAACTACATCTTTCCCGACATCAATCTGGACCCCCGCTTCTACAAGAACATCGATGATTTCGACGAGCGTTTCCCCTACTCGGTCCCTTCCTTGGCGGCTGCGAATTCCTTCACGGTCGAGGGGGATTGGACTTTCGGACGGGATGTGCGTTGTTTCGCCGACGCCCACCTATCCGACATGGGACGGCCTTCCTACGTCCCCAATGGGTCTTTCGTGGGGCCGCAAGGAATCGAATCGGATTCCTGGCAATAA
- a CDS encoding pseudouridine synthase encodes MPHQYSRAAKAHEDSQEGVRLQKVLAQAGFGSRRKCETMITDGRVEVDGDLVTELGVRVDPLHQEIRVDGSRIHISNRHVTLALNKPRKVLSTMDDPKGRWTLRDIVGDRYERIFHMGRLDYDTEGLILMTDDGELAQHVMHPKYEVDKTYIATVEGHIGGSVCHRLVRTGVQLDDGWIKLDQCSIIDQNRDRSVVKVVIHSGRNRIVRRVFGAIGFPVVKLIRTQIGPIKLGELKSGSYRVLTGAEVNALHKAVGL; translated from the coding sequence ATGCCGCATCAATACAGTCGCGCCGCCAAAGCGCATGAAGATTCTCAGGAAGGCGTTCGCCTTCAAAAAGTACTCGCCCAAGCCGGCTTTGGTTCCCGTCGTAAATGCGAGACCATGATCACCGACGGCCGGGTCGAGGTCGATGGGGACCTGGTCACCGAGCTCGGCGTCCGGGTGGATCCCCTTCACCAGGAGATCCGGGTCGACGGTTCCCGCATCCATATTTCCAACCGCCATGTCACCTTGGCCCTCAACAAGCCTCGGAAGGTCCTATCCACCATGGACGATCCCAAAGGCCGATGGACTTTGAGGGACATCGTCGGAGACCGGTATGAACGGATCTTCCACATGGGCCGCCTCGATTACGACACCGAAGGGCTCATCCTCATGACCGATGACGGGGAGCTGGCCCAACACGTCATGCATCCTAAATATGAGGTGGACAAGACCTACATCGCCACGGTGGAAGGCCACATCGGCGGTAGCGTCTGCCATCGCCTGGTCCGTACGGGGGTCCAGCTGGATGACGGCTGGATCAAATTGGACCAGTGCTCCATCATCGACCAGAACCGGGATAGGTCCGTGGTCAAAGTGGTCATCCATTCCGGTCGCAACCGCATCGTCCGCCGTGTCTTCGGCGCCATCGGCTTCCCCGTGGTCAAACTGATCCGCACCCAGATAGGCCCAATCAAACTGGGGGAGCTCAAATCCGGCTCTTACCGAGTCCTGACCGGGGCTGAAGTCAACGCTCTTCATAAGGCGGTGGGGCTATGA
- a CDS encoding helix-turn-helix transcriptional regulator — protein sequence MAEGSTNGRRRFSDKWGKHELDVLAVLSSAFPQWLTSRQIAQRVKAYADSYGELADQAAKAAFAKQFQRDRAKLTAMGIAIESRQPEYSSKSEGQDFASYRLQLGDEPRVMTQFQTEDMPLLAAANYLARSIAANEQENIQRAKDSQHKSRSTPRLAQTPTPGLGLDSIAPGLGTQKIPEVLTNIVDSRRFAATVEFEGENINVAYTDSDDLASYVLDHPGSRILEPVEAREAYKRRLNAAKAFELADLSVSDKAIPASDVPVISVSELLQTDDELPKKQPTVQTGSEVDRRLHLMLFLSAHLGEEYSLTELADRFIGPARTPEEERRNVNTLRKDIGTLTTVSDDGEVAGSQFFEIDWPLLEDEGIVSATNSLGLERLAGVSPQYMSMLTASVSYLAHSPLMPDIDRKQAMDLYNRLYEYSKPGQTPWLSLTGFELAPACFPIIKHAIEHDQLLDMEYTDGSGRTRRRLVAPAKVFVDEGVYYLAAWTGVGEKDRKVPAEDPIDEEDQAPVRKRRNSKSQNWQTLRLSRIGKVETVEPSHHIDVPEVPLSDLREWNFENGTEAVFLTNQKGMPFIKSLPGATVEDTDHGQKVHLIISSDSWFVAFCIAHARHISAVGPETLRSMITARADRELTHINQQEEADSKRSEGHRRRR from the coding sequence ATGGCTGAAGGATCTACGAACGGTAGGCGTCGATTTTCCGATAAGTGGGGGAAGCACGAGCTCGACGTACTGGCCGTCCTGTCATCTGCTTTTCCCCAGTGGCTTACCTCGCGGCAAATCGCCCAGCGAGTGAAGGCTTATGCCGATTCATACGGCGAGCTGGCGGATCAGGCGGCTAAGGCTGCCTTCGCCAAGCAATTCCAACGTGACCGGGCCAAGCTGACGGCCATGGGCATCGCCATCGAATCCCGGCAGCCGGAATATTCCTCCAAGTCGGAAGGCCAGGATTTCGCTTCCTATCGTCTCCAGCTGGGGGATGAGCCCCGGGTCATGACCCAATTCCAGACGGAAGACATGCCCCTCTTGGCGGCCGCCAACTATCTGGCCCGGTCCATCGCGGCCAATGAGCAGGAGAACATCCAGCGGGCGAAAGACAGCCAGCACAAGAGCCGGAGCACCCCACGCCTGGCCCAGACCCCGACCCCGGGATTGGGCTTGGATTCCATCGCCCCCGGCCTGGGGACCCAGAAGATCCCCGAAGTCCTCACCAATATCGTGGACTCCCGTCGGTTCGCCGCCACCGTGGAATTCGAAGGCGAGAACATCAATGTGGCCTATACTGACTCGGATGACCTGGCTTCCTATGTCTTGGATCATCCCGGCTCCCGAATTCTGGAACCAGTCGAAGCCCGTGAGGCATACAAACGTCGTTTGAATGCCGCTAAAGCATTCGAATTGGCCGACTTGTCCGTCTCCGACAAGGCCATCCCCGCTTCCGACGTTCCGGTGATCTCCGTCTCCGAACTCCTTCAGACCGATGACGAGCTGCCGAAGAAGCAACCGACGGTCCAGACCGGGAGCGAAGTTGATCGCCGCCTCCACCTCATGCTTTTCCTTTCCGCCCATCTGGGGGAGGAGTATTCCCTGACCGAGCTGGCGGACCGCTTCATCGGCCCCGCCCGCACCCCGGAAGAGGAACGGCGCAACGTCAACACCCTGCGCAAGGACATCGGCACTTTGACCACCGTCTCCGACGATGGGGAAGTGGCCGGAAGCCAGTTCTTCGAGATCGACTGGCCCCTGCTGGAAGACGAAGGCATCGTCAGCGCCACCAATTCTTTGGGTCTGGAACGCCTGGCAGGGGTTTCACCCCAATATATGAGCATGCTGACCGCTTCCGTCAGCTACCTGGCCCATTCCCCCCTCATGCCGGACATCGACCGCAAGCAGGCCATGGATCTCTATAATCGGCTCTATGAGTATTCCAAACCCGGTCAGACCCCCTGGCTGAGCCTGACCGGTTTCGAGCTGGCCCCCGCCTGCTTCCCAATCATCAAGCACGCCATTGAACACGACCAGCTGCTGGACATGGAATATACCGATGGGTCCGGCCGCACCCGCCGCCGTCTGGTCGCCCCGGCGAAAGTCTTCGTGGATGAAGGTGTCTACTACCTGGCCGCCTGGACCGGGGTGGGGGAGAAGGACCGGAAGGTCCCGGCCGAGGACCCCATCGATGAAGAGGATCAGGCCCCTGTCCGCAAACGCCGCAATTCCAAGTCACAGAACTGGCAGACCCTCCGTCTTTCCCGCATCGGCAAGGTGGAGACGGTCGAGCCCAGCCATCACATCGACGTTCCGGAAGTCCCCCTGTCCGACTTGCGCGAATGGAACTTCGAGAACGGGACCGAAGCCGTCTTCCTGACCAATCAGAAGGGGATGCCTTTTATCAAGAGCCTTCCGGGGGCCACGGTCGAAGACACCGATCACGGCCAAAAGGTCCATCTGATCATCTCGTCCGACTCCTGGTTCGTGGCCTTCTGCATCGCCCACGCCCGCCATATCAGCGCTGTGGGGCCGGAGACTCTGCGGTCCATGATCACGGCCCGAGCCGATCGGGAGCTCACCCATATCAATCAACAGGAAGAGGCCGATTCCAAGCGGTCCGAAGGTCATCGGAGGAGGCGCTGA
- a CDS encoding MIP/aquaporin family protein: MSDIADNTLDRSVSKEPVPFTLFARAGAEFLGSFMVFTAIFVVTAILPAASTSVVALLLIISLMAAMAYGAVSALFGRISGGQINPAVTFAAALASRIGWLDALVYIIAQLLGGLASAAAVAFTLPESSADKSAINLLLSYMTNIYDQGSKSSLAIPTAYANFRMTFGMGWSILLECMSLVLIIGVYMANSDERGLGKRWYPLGMGLAYGFGTMLTFGFDHASLNPAKATGIAIMAKLRGLTDPNPLPQLWVFWLVPLLAAALVAFVVIVYSSVHANDAAIYAEISQEPFDQEDEDSSFEGDQDQDGRKDQAATTAKADKNADSDSVETKPTFDSIVVEAGKPQADDQAEGRSDASDESSGPVSSASDSAGDPSSDGLAF; the protein is encoded by the coding sequence ATGTCAGATATCGCCGATAACACCTTGGACCGGTCGGTTTCCAAAGAACCGGTCCCTTTCACCCTCTTCGCCCGCGCCGGGGCTGAATTCCTCGGCTCCTTCATGGTCTTCACGGCCATCTTCGTCGTTACCGCCATCCTTCCCGCCGCCTCCACTTCCGTGGTGGCGCTCCTCCTGATCATATCCCTCATGGCGGCGATGGCCTACGGGGCCGTCTCCGCCCTCTTCGGCCGCATCTCCGGAGGCCAGATCAATCCCGCCGTCACCTTCGCCGCAGCCTTGGCATCCCGCATCGGTTGGCTGGACGCCCTCGTCTACATCATCGCCCAGCTTCTCGGAGGCCTCGCCTCGGCCGCCGCCGTCGCTTTCACCCTGCCTGAATCCTCCGCCGACAAAAGCGCGATCAATCTCCTCCTCAGCTACATGACCAACATCTACGACCAGGGATCGAAGAGCTCATTGGCGATTCCGACCGCCTACGCGAACTTCCGGATGACTTTCGGCATGGGCTGGAGCATCCTGCTTGAATGCATGTCTTTGGTCTTGATCATCGGCGTCTACATGGCCAACAGCGACGAGCGGGGGCTAGGCAAACGCTGGTACCCCCTGGGCATGGGACTGGCTTATGGCTTCGGCACCATGCTCACCTTCGGCTTCGACCATGCCAGCCTCAACCCCGCCAAGGCGACCGGCATCGCCATCATGGCCAAGCTGCGTGGCCTGACCGACCCCAACCCCCTCCCCCAGCTTTGGGTTTTCTGGCTGGTCCCCCTGCTGGCCGCGGCTCTGGTAGCCTTCGTCGTCATCGTCTATAGCTCGGTCCACGCCAATGACGCCGCCATCTATGCGGAAATCAGCCAGGAACCCTTTGACCAGGAGGATGAAGACTCCTCCTTTGAAGGCGATCAGGACCAGGATGGGCGGAAAGACCAGGCCGCGACCACCGCAAAAGCTGATAAGAACGCAGATTCCGATAGCGTGGAGACGAAGCCTACCTTCGACTCCATCGTCGTGGAAGCCGGCAAACCCCAAGCCGATGACCAGGCGGAAGGCCGATCTGACGCATCCGACGAATCCAGCGGGCCTGTCTCTTCCGCTTCCGATTCGGCTGGGGACCCCTCCTCCGACGGATTGGCTTTCTAA
- the der gene encoding bifunctional cytidylate kinase/GTPase Der — MITVAIDGPSGVGKSSTSRALAQHFGYAYLDTGAMYRAAAWWVMSQGVDLDQVTEADEERITRMVAAFFTEDHCRISLDPSAFDISSDGVSIKEAIRQVRVSTHVSAVSSIIPVRHLLIAAQRAYIDQENDPDSFSGGAGIVVEGRDITTVVAPYAQVRVLLTAREEVRQARRNAQSAAASSAAPAAGAAPRSGDDVAARDAKDAKVTSFTTAAEGVTTVDNSDLTFDQTLDVLIGLVNEAIDQDLYDNYLSQLEGYDLDEEDRALLAESEGPVGGQEATDEKVGVIAVIGRPNVGKSTLVNRVLGHRAAIVEDTPGVTRDRVSYEAEWAGHDFKLVDTGGWEADVEGIDSAIADQASIAMNMADAIIFVVDGTVGLTQTDDRIASLLRSSGKPVTVAVNKADSQAAEYAAAEFWKLGLGEPLPISALHGRGVGDLLDAAVNSLSTVEKLTGSLAASDLRRVALIGRPNVGKSSLLNQLAHENRSVVNDLAGTTRDPVDEVITIGDEKWLFIDTAGIKRRLHKQSGADYYSSLRTQAAIERSELALVLFDASQPISDQDLKIMSSAVEAGRAIVLVFNKWDALDEFDRLRLERLWETEFNRVAWAQRVNLSAKTGWHTNRLLGAMHIALDSWDKRIPTGKLNSFLGQLQAAHPHPLRGGKQPRILFATQAATKPPRFVIFATGFLEHGYRRYIERSMRERFGFEGSPIQISVHIREKKKKGKSGATRRNTPGRT, encoded by the coding sequence ATGATCACAGTCGCTATTGATGGCCCTTCCGGGGTTGGGAAATCATCGACTTCCCGAGCCTTGGCCCAACATTTCGGTTACGCTTATCTGGACACCGGGGCCATGTACCGGGCGGCCGCTTGGTGGGTCATGAGCCAAGGGGTCGATCTGGACCAGGTGACCGAGGCCGATGAAGAGCGAATCACCCGGATGGTCGCCGCCTTCTTCACCGAGGATCATTGTCGGATCTCCCTTGACCCATCCGCTTTCGACATCAGCAGCGACGGGGTCAGCATCAAAGAGGCCATCCGACAGGTCCGGGTCTCCACTCATGTCTCGGCCGTATCTTCCATCATCCCGGTCCGCCACCTGCTCATCGCCGCCCAAAGGGCCTACATAGACCAGGAGAACGATCCCGATTCCTTCTCGGGGGGAGCCGGAATCGTGGTGGAAGGCAGGGACATCACCACCGTCGTGGCCCCTTACGCCCAAGTCCGGGTCTTGTTGACGGCCCGGGAAGAGGTCAGGCAGGCCAGACGGAACGCCCAGAGCGCCGCCGCTTCATCTGCGGCCCCCGCCGCCGGCGCAGCGCCTCGTTCCGGGGATGATGTGGCCGCCCGCGACGCCAAAGACGCCAAAGTGACCTCTTTCACCACGGCGGCCGAAGGGGTGACCACGGTCGACAACTCCGACCTGACCTTCGACCAGACCCTTGATGTCCTCATCGGCCTGGTGAACGAGGCCATCGACCAGGACCTGTACGATAACTACCTCTCCCAGCTGGAAGGCTACGATCTGGACGAAGAGGACCGGGCCCTCCTGGCTGAGTCCGAAGGGCCAGTCGGCGGCCAGGAGGCCACCGACGAGAAGGTCGGGGTCATCGCTGTCATCGGCCGGCCCAATGTGGGCAAATCCACCTTGGTCAACCGCGTCTTAGGGCACAGGGCCGCCATTGTGGAGGACACCCCGGGGGTCACCCGGGACCGGGTCTCCTATGAGGCGGAATGGGCCGGGCATGATTTCAAATTGGTCGACACCGGGGGCTGGGAGGCCGACGTGGAAGGAATCGATTCCGCCATCGCCGACCAAGCCTCCATCGCCATGAATATGGCCGACGCCATCATCTTCGTGGTCGATGGGACCGTTGGTCTGACCCAAACCGACGACCGCATCGCCTCTTTGCTGCGTTCCTCGGGCAAACCTGTCACCGTGGCCGTCAACAAGGCCGATTCCCAGGCGGCCGAGTACGCGGCTGCCGAATTTTGGAAGCTGGGCCTGGGCGAGCCTTTGCCCATCTCCGCCTTGCATGGCAGGGGGGTGGGCGACCTGCTCGACGCGGCCGTGAATTCCCTGAGCACGGTGGAAAAACTGACCGGGTCCCTGGCCGCCAGCGATCTGCGGCGCGTGGCCCTCATCGGTCGTCCCAACGTGGGCAAATCCTCCTTGCTCAATCAATTGGCCCACGAAAACAGGTCCGTGGTCAACGACCTGGCCGGGACCACCCGGGACCCGGTGGACGAGGTCATCACCATAGGCGACGAGAAATGGCTCTTCATCGATACGGCCGGAATCAAACGCCGTCTCCACAAACAAAGCGGGGCCGACTATTACTCCAGCCTGCGCACCCAGGCCGCGATCGAACGCTCCGAACTGGCTCTGGTCCTTTTCGACGCTTCCCAGCCCATCTCTGACCAAGACCTGAAAATCATGAGCTCGGCCGTCGAAGCCGGCAGAGCCATCGTCCTCGTCTTCAACAAGTGGGACGCTTTGGACGAATTCGACCGTCTGCGTCTGGAACGCCTGTGGGAGACCGAATTCAACCGCGTCGCCTGGGCCCAGAGGGTCAACCTTTCGGCCAAGACCGGCTGGCATACCAACCGCCTGCTGGGGGCCATGCATATCGCCCTGGATTCATGGGACAAGCGCATCCCCACCGGCAAGCTCAACTCCTTCTTAGGACAGCTGCAGGCCGCCCACCCTCATCCTTTGAGGGGAGGGAAACAGCCCCGCATCCTCTTTGCGACCCAAGCGGCCACCAAACCCCCACGTTTCGTCATTTTCGCCACCGGCTTCCTGGAACATGGCTACCGGCGTTACATCGAGCGGAGCATGCGTGAACGCTTCGGTTTCGAGGGTTCCCCCATCCAGATTTCCGTTCATATCCGGGAGAAGAAAAAGAAGGGGAAGTCAGGCGCGACACGACGAAACACCCCGGGCCGCACTTAG